The proteins below come from a single Bryobacter aggregatus MPL3 genomic window:
- a CDS encoding serine hydrolase domain-containing protein yields the protein MRRERLESEARALAALKHFSGSVLVAEGNSTLLDASFGLADSVSGEANTTSTKFRIGSITKQFTAVLIELLREEGTLRLTDPVSKYIQGSPVAWAGVTIHQALNHTSGIADFTDDPRFEQWSSTTRTPAETIAFFRERPLEFPSGSKFQYSNSNYILLGGVVETASGRRFGDLLREKLLIPLRMIDSGLDEGDQLDLTRRAKGHVLTNGALRPSLSPVSAAWAAGGMYSTTGDLLRWVQGLFGLRVVSDESLRQMTGAGRIDYAYGFALSVFQGELLVWHDGSIDGFSAYLSYLPARGITVIILSNVENDEVVDSMHSGLLAVARE from the coding sequence ATGCGGCGCGAGCGTCTCGAGTCGGAGGCACGAGCGTTGGCTGCGTTGAAGCACTTCTCCGGTTCGGTCCTCGTAGCGGAGGGAAACAGCACCCTGCTCGATGCGTCATTTGGCCTCGCCGACTCCGTCTCGGGAGAGGCAAACACGACCAGCACAAAGTTCCGGATCGGATCCATCACCAAGCAATTCACCGCAGTACTAATCGAGCTTCTTCGCGAGGAAGGAACACTGCGGCTTACCGATCCTGTCTCGAAATACATCCAAGGGAGCCCGGTTGCTTGGGCGGGCGTTACGATTCATCAGGCTCTAAACCACACGTCGGGAATTGCCGACTTCACCGACGATCCGAGATTTGAGCAGTGGTCGTCCACCACAAGGACGCCCGCTGAGACCATTGCATTCTTCCGCGAACGACCGCTCGAGTTTCCGTCAGGGAGCAAGTTTCAATACAGCAATTCGAATTACATCCTTCTGGGTGGGGTGGTGGAAACGGCAAGTGGAAGACGATTTGGAGACCTGCTGAGAGAAAAACTCCTGATCCCCTTGCGCATGATTGACTCAGGCTTGGATGAAGGCGACCAACTTGATTTGACCCGCCGGGCAAAGGGACATGTGCTGACGAATGGAGCCCTGCGCCCCAGTCTAAGCCCGGTCTCGGCGGCTTGGGCCGCGGGCGGGATGTATTCTACGACCGGCGACCTGTTGCGGTGGGTGCAAGGCCTCTTCGGACTCCGGGTTGTCTCTGATGAGTCGCTTCGACAAATGACAGGAGCGGGACGAATCGACTACGCTTATGGCTTCGCCTTGTCTGTCTTTCAAGGCGAGCTTCTGGTTTGGCACGACGGCAGTATAGATGGATTCTCAGCGTACCTGAGCTACCTCCCGGCACGAGGCATTACCGTAATCATCCTAAGCAATGTTGAGAACGACGAGGTCGTTGATTCGATGCACTCAGGCCTTCTGGCGGTGGCGCGAGAGTAG